A single genomic interval of Nomascus leucogenys isolate Asia chromosome 3, Asia_NLE_v1, whole genome shotgun sequence harbors:
- the RPS12 gene encoding 40S ribosomal protein S12: MAEEGIAAGGVMDVNTALQEVLKTALIHDGLARGIREAAKALDKRQAHLCVLASNCDEPMYVKLVEALCAEHQINLIKVDDNKKLGEWVGLCKIDREGKPRKVVGCSCVVVKDYGKESQAKDVIEEYFKCKK; encoded by the exons ATGGCCGAGGAAGG CATTGCTGCTGGAGGTGTAATGGACGTTAATACTGCTTTACAAGAGGTGCTGAAGACCGCCCTCATTCACGATGGCCTAGCACGTGGAATTCGCGAAGCTGCCAAAGCCTTAGACAA GCGCCAAGCCCATCTTTGTGTGCTTGCATCCAACTGTGATGAGCCTATGTATGTCAAGTTGGTGGAGGCCCTTTGTGCTGAACACCAAATCAACCTAATTAAG GTTGATGACAACAAGAAACTAGGAGAATGGGTAGGCCTCTGTAAAATTGACAGAGAGGGGAAACCCCGTAAAGTGGTTGGTTGCAGTTGTGTAGTAGTTAAG GACTATGGCAAGGAGTCTCAGGCCAAGGATGTCATCGAAGAGTATTTCAAATGCAAGAAgtga